The following are encoded in a window of Flavobacterium sp. WC2421 genomic DNA:
- a CDS encoding cation-translocating P-type ATPase, which yields MSKEINIPKNIIGLTDAEVLTSRNQFGNNEQIQKQQYKWWLTLFDILKEPMLLLLIAVSIIYFILGENSEACFMLAAIVAVSGISFFQDNRSRKALEALEKLNEPLSTVFRNGVAIKIPTREIVINDLVIAEEGNTINADGEIVHSNDFSVNESTLTGEAYSVFKSEKTDKKTVFSGTLVASGLAVYKTTKIGPETEIGKLGNSILNIKEQPTPLQVQIEKFVKGMAIIGIVIFLLVWGVYYWKTHDILNSLLKGLTLAMSILPEEIPVAFTTFMALGSWRLMKEGVIVKKIRTVETLGSATVICTDKTGTITKNKMSLQSVYTFDTNQLFEKENWNNPEAKKVIETAMWASEPVPFDPMEKTVHQEYEATTTNDNRRDFLMVHEYPLDGKPPMMTHVFQNQEGKRIIAAKGAPETILKVSNLNTEEKNTIYKTIELLASKGYRILGVAYSDYTEKSFPINQEELPFHFVGLVIFYDPPKTNIHQVIKQFYEAGIQVKVITGDNSVTTKAIAEMAGIKNPDIVMEGEEIMKLDEVKRLQSIHNSTLMTRMFPEAKLAVVNALKNDNQVVAMIGDGVNDGPALKASHIGIAMGKKGTEIAKTAADLILVDDDLSKMIVAVAAGRRIYTNLKKAVQYIVSIHIPIILTVSLPLFLGWIYPNIFTPVHVIFLELVMGPMCSIVYENEPAEKNSMKQMPRQLGSTFLSLKEMGISIIQGIAITLGILFVYQLTVQNGGNENLTRTMVFTTLVFSNIILSLVNRSFYYSVFLSLKNKNNMMVFVNSITLLMLGMILYISPIADFFDVLPLQLRQIGICITVSGVSVLWIEIWKWIKRIKKI from the coding sequence ATGTCAAAAGAAATCAACATTCCTAAAAATATCATTGGTCTGACTGATGCCGAAGTTCTCACTTCAAGAAATCAATTTGGCAACAATGAACAAATTCAAAAACAACAATACAAATGGTGGTTGACTCTTTTTGATATCTTAAAAGAGCCCATGCTTTTACTTTTAATTGCGGTATCGATTATATATTTCATACTAGGTGAAAACAGTGAAGCTTGTTTTATGTTAGCTGCAATAGTGGCTGTTTCTGGAATATCATTCTTTCAAGACAATCGCAGTAGAAAAGCATTGGAAGCTTTAGAAAAATTAAACGAACCATTAAGTACCGTTTTTCGAAATGGTGTTGCAATAAAAATTCCCACCCGAGAAATTGTCATAAATGATTTGGTTATCGCTGAAGAAGGCAATACGATCAATGCCGATGGTGAAATTGTGCACAGCAACGATTTTTCTGTTAATGAATCTACACTTACCGGTGAAGCCTATTCGGTTTTTAAATCGGAGAAAACGGATAAAAAAACTGTTTTTAGTGGCACTTTAGTTGCTTCGGGATTAGCAGTATATAAAACCACTAAAATTGGTCCTGAAACTGAAATTGGAAAACTAGGAAATTCTATTTTAAACATTAAAGAACAACCTACGCCACTACAAGTACAAATAGAAAAATTTGTAAAAGGAATGGCCATTATTGGCATTGTTATTTTCTTATTGGTTTGGGGTGTATACTACTGGAAAACGCATGACATATTGAACAGTCTATTAAAAGGACTAACCTTAGCTATGTCGATTTTACCAGAAGAAATTCCTGTGGCTTTCACGACTTTTATGGCATTGGGCTCCTGGCGATTAATGAAAGAAGGAGTCATTGTTAAAAAAATAAGAACGGTAGAAACCTTAGGGAGTGCTACAGTAATTTGTACGGATAAAACTGGTACTATTACTAAGAATAAAATGAGTTTACAATCGGTTTATACTTTTGATACCAATCAATTATTTGAAAAGGAAAATTGGAATAATCCTGAAGCCAAAAAAGTTATTGAAACAGCAATGTGGGCCAGTGAGCCCGTTCCTTTTGACCCAATGGAAAAAACAGTGCATCAAGAATATGAGGCTACTACCACTAATGATAACCGCCGAGATTTCTTGATGGTTCATGAATATCCCCTTGATGGAAAACCACCCATGATGACACACGTTTTTCAAAATCAAGAAGGAAAGCGAATAATTGCCGCAAAAGGTGCTCCCGAAACTATACTAAAAGTATCCAACCTCAATACCGAGGAAAAAAATACAATTTATAAAACGATAGAACTCTTGGCTTCCAAAGGCTATCGTATTCTTGGTGTTGCCTACTCTGATTATACCGAAAAAAGCTTTCCAATAAACCAAGAAGAGCTTCCCTTTCATTTTGTTGGATTGGTCATTTTTTATGATCCTCCTAAAACCAATATTCACCAGGTAATTAAACAATTCTATGAAGCAGGTATTCAAGTAAAAGTAATTACAGGTGACAATAGTGTGACCACTAAAGCCATTGCAGAAATGGCTGGGATAAAAAATCCTGACATTGTAATGGAAGGGGAAGAAATCATGAAGCTGGACGAAGTAAAAAGATTACAAAGTATTCACAACAGTACGCTTATGACTCGTATGTTTCCCGAAGCAAAATTAGCCGTTGTCAATGCACTAAAAAACGACAATCAAGTGGTTGCGATGATTGGCGATGGTGTCAATGATGGACCTGCATTAAAAGCGTCTCACATAGGGATTGCCATGGGAAAAAAAGGAACTGAAATTGCAAAAACTGCCGCCGATTTAATTCTAGTAGATGATGATTTATCCAAAATGATTGTGGCTGTAGCGGCAGGTCGTCGCATTTATACCAATCTCAAAAAAGCAGTACAGTATATTGTTTCCATACATATCCCCATAATCCTAACGGTTTCATTACCCTTATTTTTAGGTTGGATTTACCCCAATATTTTCACCCCAGTTCACGTTATTTTCTTAGAATTAGTAATGGGCCCTATGTGTTCTATTGTGTATGAAAACGAACCTGCTGAAAAAAATAGTATGAAACAAATGCCTCGACAATTGGGAAGCACTTTTTTATCACTAAAAGAAATGGGAATAAGTATTATACAAGGAATAGCAATCACACTTGGGATATTATTTGTATACCAATTAACAGTTCAAAATGGAGGAAACGAAAATTTAACCAGAACGATGGTTTTTACCACCTTAGTTTTCTCCAATATCATTTTATCGCTCGTTAATCGTTCCTTTTATTATTCGGTTTTTTTATCTTTAAAAAACAAAAATAACATGATGGTTTTTGTAAATTCCATCACTCTATTGATGCTTGGAATGATTTTATACATCAGTCCCATTGCCGACTTTTTTGACGTGCTCCCACTTCAACTTCGTCAAATTGGAATTTGCATCACAGTAAGTGGCGTTTCAGTTCTTTGGATTGAAATATGGAAGTGGATTAAACGCATTAAAAAAATATAA
- a CDS encoding peptidylprolyl isomerase: protein MENGIYAKFNTAKGAILVKLTHDLTPGTVGNFVALAEGNMENKIKPQGQKFYDGLNFHRVIPDFMVQGGCPQGTGTGDPGYKFDDEFHKDLRHNAPGVLAMANSGPGSNGSQFYITHVATPWLDDKHTVFGNVVEGQDVVDAIAQGDALESVEIIRVGDEAKNWNAIEAFVGLKGARLKKQAALKAESEAKMEQLAAGFEKTESGLRYQFIQRGSGKKAEAGKTVAVHYEGSLESGKVFDSSYPRKKPIEFRLGQGQVIEGWDEGIALLQVGDKARFVIPSDLGYGPNGAGGVIPPNATLIFDVELMDVK, encoded by the coding sequence ATGGAAAACGGAATATACGCTAAATTCAACACCGCAAAAGGAGCGATTTTAGTAAAACTAACACACGATTTAACACCAGGAACAGTAGGGAACTTTGTAGCTCTTGCTGAAGGAAATATGGAAAACAAAATAAAACCTCAAGGACAAAAATTCTATGATGGTTTAAACTTTCATAGAGTTATTCCTGATTTTATGGTTCAAGGGGGTTGTCCTCAAGGAACAGGAACTGGAGATCCTGGGTACAAATTTGACGATGAATTTCACAAAGATTTGCGTCACAATGCACCAGGAGTTTTAGCAATGGCAAATTCAGGCCCAGGTTCTAATGGTTCTCAATTTTATATTACACACGTTGCAACACCTTGGTTAGATGATAAACATACCGTTTTTGGAAATGTTGTCGAAGGACAAGATGTTGTTGATGCTATTGCTCAAGGAGATGCTTTAGAGTCAGTTGAAATTATAAGAGTAGGTGATGAGGCTAAAAACTGGAATGCTATCGAAGCATTTGTTGGTTTAAAAGGAGCTCGTTTGAAAAAACAAGCTGCTTTGAAAGCAGAATCAGAAGCCAAAATGGAACAATTAGCCGCAGGTTTTGAAAAAACAGAAAGCGGATTGCGTTACCAATTTATCCAAAGAGGTTCTGGTAAAAAAGCAGAAGCTGGTAAAACAGTTGCTGTGCACTACGAAGGATCATTAGAAAGCGGAAAAGTTTTTGATTCTTCTTATCCAAGAAAAAAACCAATCGAATTTAGATTAGGTCAAGGTCAAGTTATCGAAGGTTGGGACGAAGGTATTGCTTTGTTACAAGTAGGAGATAAAGCACGTTTCGTGATTCCTTCTGATTTAGGATACGGACCAAATGGTGCTGGAGGAGTAATTCCACCAAACGCTACTTTGATTTTTGACGTAGAATTAATGGACGTTAAATAA
- a CDS encoding tRNA-binding protein: MENNLSWQDFEKTEMRVGTILAVNDFPEARKPAYQLTIDFGETIGIRKTSAQITKRYSKDDLLNRQIVAVVNFPKKQIGKFMSECLVLGAVGAEGDVILLAPDFKIDNGLRIG; this comes from the coding sequence ATGGAAAATAATTTAAGTTGGCAAGATTTTGAAAAAACAGAAATGCGTGTAGGAACTATTCTAGCCGTCAATGATTTTCCCGAAGCCAGAAAACCAGCCTACCAATTGACGATTGATTTTGGGGAAACTATCGGAATCCGAAAAACTTCGGCACAAATTACTAAACGATATTCGAAAGACGATTTATTGAATCGTCAAATTGTAGCGGTAGTTAATTTTCCTAAAAAACAAATTGGAAAATTCATGAGCGAATGTTTGGTTTTAGGAGCAGTTGGAGCCGAAGGGGATGTTATTTTGTTAGCCCCTGATTTCAAAATTGATAATGGACTGCGAATTGGGTAG
- a CDS encoding YbhB/YbcL family Raf kinase inhibitor-like protein, with product MSTTINTSLRIKSSSFKNNSAIPSKYCCDGLNINPELSIDDLPENAKSLAIIVKDPDAKNGDYCHWIVWDVDPKTSIKENSSPGIEGRNSKGMNKYAGPCPPMGIHHYHFQVYALDTKLSYLPPSSNEKELKAAMKSHIIAKGELIGLYKKMDAH from the coding sequence ATGTCAACAACTATAAACACAAGCTTGAGAATAAAAAGCAGTTCATTTAAAAACAACAGTGCTATTCCATCAAAATATTGTTGTGATGGATTAAATATTAACCCAGAACTTTCTATTGACGATCTTCCAGAAAATGCAAAAAGTCTGGCTATTATCGTTAAAGATCCTGATGCAAAAAATGGGGATTATTGCCATTGGATTGTTTGGGATGTTGATCCGAAAACTAGCATCAAAGAAAATAGCTCACCTGGAATTGAAGGCAGAAATAGTAAGGGAATGAATAAATATGCAGGGCCTTGTCCACCGATGGGTATTCACCATTATCACTTTCAAGTATATGCATTAGATACAAAACTAAGTTACTTGCCTCCTAGTAGTAATGAAAAGGAACTAAAAGCAGCAATGAAGAGCCATATAATTGCCAAGGGTGAATTAATTGGACTTTATAAAAAAATGGATGCTCATTAA
- a CDS encoding mechanosensitive ion channel family protein, with translation MQEIFQKYLEKYAELVIPWLLTSGLKIIFIIVGAFILNKIIVRFIEKMVRIAVRPDGISSKEAEEKRENTLIQIFTTTANIGLLVITSLMVLQEFGVEIAPILAAAGIVGLAFGFGGQYLIRDIISGLFIILENQYRIGDVVSFDNASGTVQEISLRKTTLRDLDGTVHHIPHGEIKKVSNLSKDFSRINLDMGVGYNSNLEHVISVINRVGTELANDPLWKENIILAPQFLRVNDFADSSIMLKILGETQPSKQWEITGELRKRLKVAFDNEGIEIPFPQMVLHHIKDTAVEIEEEKEEQNNK, from the coding sequence ATGCAAGAAATTTTTCAAAAATACCTAGAAAAATACGCCGAATTAGTTATTCCCTGGCTCCTAACAAGCGGTTTAAAAATCATCTTTATAATTGTTGGTGCTTTTATATTAAATAAAATCATTGTTCGCTTTATAGAAAAAATGGTACGAATTGCGGTACGACCTGACGGAATTTCATCTAAAGAAGCCGAAGAAAAAAGAGAAAATACACTGATTCAAATATTTACAACTACAGCCAATATTGGATTATTAGTCATTACATCCTTAATGGTTCTTCAAGAATTTGGAGTTGAAATCGCACCAATATTAGCTGCTGCAGGAATTGTAGGCTTGGCTTTTGGTTTTGGTGGACAATACCTGATTAGAGACATTATTTCAGGACTTTTTATTATTCTAGAAAATCAATACCGCATAGGTGATGTAGTGAGTTTTGATAATGCAAGTGGTACCGTTCAAGAAATTAGTTTAAGAAAAACAACTTTAAGAGATTTAGACGGAACCGTACATCATATTCCACATGGAGAAATTAAAAAAGTGTCTAATCTTTCCAAAGATTTCTCTCGTATCAATTTAGACATGGGTGTAGGCTACAACTCTAATTTAGAACATGTAATTAGTGTGATCAACAGAGTAGGAACGGAATTAGCCAATGATCCATTATGGAAAGAAAATATTATACTTGCACCACAATTTTTGAGAGTAAATGATTTTGCCGATTCTTCAATAATGCTCAAGATTTTAGGTGAAACACAGCCAAGTAAACAATGGGAAATTACTGGTGAACTTCGCAAAAGACTAAAAGTAGCCTTTGACAACGAAGGAATTGAAATTCCATTTCCTCAAATGGTTTTACACCATATAAAAGATACAGCAGTAGAAATTGAAGAAGAAAAAGAAGAGCAAAATAATAAGTAA
- a CDS encoding DoxX family protein produces the protein MKKKDKIVYWVATGLLSVMMLMSAGMFVFNHAMVEELFQSLGYPIYIIYPLATAKFLGILVILTKKSTFLKELAYAGFFYDFLLAFSAHINAGDGGYVPSIIALILLIISYFYDKKVFKTT, from the coding sequence ATGAAAAAGAAAGACAAAATTGTGTATTGGGTTGCCACTGGATTATTATCTGTAATGATGCTTATGTCTGCTGGAATGTTTGTTTTCAACCATGCCATGGTTGAGGAATTATTTCAAAGTTTAGGCTATCCTATCTATATTATTTATCCTTTGGCTACAGCCAAGTTTTTAGGAATACTGGTAATCCTAACTAAAAAATCCACTTTCCTAAAAGAATTGGCTTATGCTGGTTTTTTCTATGATTTCCTGCTGGCCTTCAGCGCGCATATTAATGCTGGAGATGGTGGATATGTGCCTTCTATAATTGCCCTAATTTTACTTATTATTTCCTACTTTTACGATAAAAAAGTTTTTAAAACCACATAA
- a CDS encoding sulfurtransferase, with protein sequence MKNPIVSVSWLKEHFEDADLILLDASQKVNQTKEELQFEELQIKGARIFDIKNDFSDTTNPLPNTLPDPAAFTKAARKLGINKDSKIVVYDSIGIYTSPRAWWLFTIMGHEAVWVLDGGLPAYAKENLPVEKSVKREYPLGNFESNFNPDLVKTKEQILENIDSKEAVLIDARSSDRFLGETKEPRAGLRSGHIPGSINIPYTNLLQDGKFLPKEELVKILPKLDRPLTFSCGSGVTACIDLIAYELIGNKNIKAVYDGSWTEWGQIESLPIE encoded by the coding sequence ATGAAAAACCCAATAGTTTCTGTAAGTTGGCTCAAAGAACATTTTGAAGATGCTGACTTAATTTTACTCGATGCCTCTCAAAAAGTAAATCAAACTAAAGAAGAATTACAATTTGAGGAACTGCAAATCAAAGGAGCTCGCATTTTTGATATTAAAAATGATTTTAGCGACACAACCAATCCATTACCAAATACTCTCCCAGATCCAGCTGCTTTTACTAAAGCAGCTAGAAAACTGGGTATAAACAAAGACAGTAAAATTGTGGTTTATGACAGTATAGGAATTTATACCAGTCCAAGAGCGTGGTGGTTGTTTACGATTATGGGACATGAAGCAGTTTGGGTTTTGGATGGAGGTCTTCCCGCTTACGCAAAAGAAAATCTTCCCGTAGAGAAGTCTGTCAAAAGAGAATATCCTTTGGGTAATTTCGAATCTAATTTCAATCCTGATTTGGTTAAAACCAAAGAACAAATTCTAGAAAACATTGACTCTAAAGAAGCGGTTTTGATTGATGCGCGTTCTAGTGATCGATTCTTGGGTGAAACCAAAGAACCAAGAGCTGGGCTTAGAAGCGGACATATTCCTGGCTCGATTAATATTCCATATACTAATCTTTTACAGGACGGGAAATTTCTTCCCAAAGAAGAATTAGTTAAAATACTTCCAAAACTGGATCGCCCTTTAACCTTTAGTTGTGGTTCTGGCGTAACGGCTTGCATTGATTTAATTGCTTACGAACTCATTGGAAATAAAAACATAAAAGCAGTTTACGATGGTTCTTGGACGGAATGGGGACAGATAGAGAGCTTACCTATTGAGTGA
- a CDS encoding GNAT family N-acetyltransferase gives MNKEYKLDNPVWYSLAESHKKLALTYNKTRFYNPDYCSFGAFNEIPNNSEDLVAYAKLVPSFFIFGAKPNLPQSLQLKDELLCLQMIVREKINLTYTNEIVKLDESHRAALLALVKIVYPEYFKSKTAELGNYCGIFKDNQLVAITGERMQMDDFIEVSAVITHPEHTGKGYAKQLVAYTTNAIFEQNKIPFLHVAEANVGAIKLYEKLGFITRTKISIWQIAKN, from the coding sequence ATGAACAAAGAATATAAACTAGACAATCCTGTTTGGTATTCCTTGGCAGAAAGCCATAAAAAACTTGCGCTTACTTACAATAAAACACGCTTCTACAATCCAGATTATTGTTCTTTTGGTGCATTTAATGAAATCCCAAATAATAGCGAAGATTTAGTGGCTTACGCCAAATTAGTTCCTTCCTTTTTCATCTTTGGTGCAAAACCAAACCTTCCTCAATCTTTACAATTAAAAGACGAATTGCTGTGCTTACAAATGATTGTTCGCGAAAAAATCAACTTAACATATACTAATGAAATCGTAAAACTAGACGAAAGTCATAGAGCAGCACTTTTGGCCTTAGTAAAAATTGTTTATCCGGAATATTTCAAATCAAAAACAGCTGAATTAGGCAATTACTGCGGTATTTTTAAAGACAACCAACTCGTAGCTATAACAGGCGAACGCATGCAAATGGATGATTTTATCGAAGTAAGCGCCGTTATTACGCATCCAGAACACACAGGAAAAGGCTACGCAAAACAACTAGTGGCATATACCACAAATGCCATTTTTGAGCAAAACAAAATACCCTTCCTGCATGTAGCTGAAGCTAATGTAGGTGCCATCAAATTATATGAAAAATTAGGATTTATAACCCGAACTAAAATAAGTATCTGGCAAATTGCCAAAAACTAA
- a CDS encoding four-helix bundle copper-binding protein, protein MENQKMIELLQYCAAQCTHCYDACQLEKEMDMSICKMNDLDCADICRLTAQILERKSDNSAVFLKASEEMCDLCATECEKHAQMEHCKKCAEACRKCANQIQEFKVEHHV, encoded by the coding sequence ATGGAAAATCAAAAAATGATTGAATTATTACAGTACTGTGCGGCGCAATGTACCCATTGTTATGATGCCTGTCAATTAGAAAAAGAAATGGATATGAGTATTTGTAAGATGAATGACTTAGACTGTGCCGATATTTGTCGGTTGACAGCACAAATACTAGAAAGGAAATCGGATAATTCAGCAGTATTTTTAAAAGCCAGTGAAGAGATGTGTGATTTATGTGCAACGGAATGTGAAAAGCATGCCCAAATGGAACACTGTAAAAAATGTGCGGAAGCTTGCCGTAAATGCGCTAATCAAATTCAAGAGTTTAAAGTCGAGCATCACGTATGA
- a CDS encoding MFS transporter encodes MKNISRTVWILSLISLFTDTASEMLYPIMPIYLKSIGFSIVLIGILEGVAEATAGFSKGYFGKRSDAVGKRVPFVQLGYAFSALSKPMVAVFIYPLWIFFARTIDRIGKGIRTGARDAILSDEATPETKGKIFGFHRSMDTLGAVLGPSLALIYLYYYPQDYKTLFYIAFIPGLLAVSASFFLKEKTKTNAAQPKPTPFFSFLNYWKTSPVMYRKVVIGLLAFTLFNSSDVFLLLKAKQSGLSDTKVIGIYIFYNLVYALCAFPLGILADKIGLKKMLLFGIVLFSVVYFGMGFNHSSIIFIGLFSIYGIYAAASEGVSKAWISNITDKKDTATAIGTYSAFQSIFTMLASSLAGLIWYQFGPATTFIVTGISSIFILFYFILVTKEKG; translated from the coding sequence TTGAAAAACATCAGTCGCACGGTCTGGATTCTATCCTTGATTAGTTTATTTACAGATACAGCCAGCGAAATGTTGTATCCCATTATGCCTATTTATTTAAAGTCCATTGGATTTTCAATTGTACTCATAGGTATTCTCGAAGGTGTTGCCGAAGCGACGGCGGGATTTAGCAAAGGGTATTTTGGAAAACGCTCTGATGCTGTAGGTAAAAGAGTGCCATTTGTACAATTAGGCTATGCTTTTAGTGCCCTTTCAAAACCCATGGTGGCTGTTTTTATATATCCTCTTTGGATTTTCTTTGCTCGAACTATCGACCGCATTGGAAAAGGAATTCGAACGGGCGCAAGAGATGCCATTCTTTCTGATGAAGCTACTCCAGAAACCAAAGGAAAGATATTTGGTTTTCATCGTTCCATGGATACATTAGGTGCTGTTTTAGGACCTTCATTAGCATTAATCTATCTCTATTATTACCCACAAGATTACAAAACATTATTCTATATCGCTTTTATTCCAGGTTTATTGGCTGTAAGCGCCTCCTTTTTTCTAAAAGAGAAAACAAAAACGAATGCAGCACAACCCAAACCAACTCCTTTTTTTTCCTTTTTAAATTATTGGAAAACCAGTCCAGTTATGTATCGAAAAGTAGTCATTGGACTTCTTGCTTTTACCTTGTTTAACAGTTCCGATGTTTTTCTTTTGCTTAAAGCAAAACAATCTGGATTAAGTGACACTAAGGTAATTGGTATTTATATTTTTTACAATTTAGTATATGCCCTATGTGCTTTTCCTTTAGGAATTCTAGCTGATAAAATTGGACTAAAAAAAATGTTACTTTTTGGTATAGTCCTTTTTTCTGTTGTTTATTTCGGAATGGGATTTAATCACAGTAGTATTATTTTTATTGGTTTATTTTCCATTTATGGAATATATGCAGCTGCATCTGAAGGCGTTTCAAAGGCATGGATTAGTAACATTACTGACAAGAAAGATACTGCAACAGCAATTGGTACTTATTCTGCCTTTCAAAGTATTTTCACTATGCTAGCCAGCTCCTTGGCAGGATTAATTTGGTATCAATTTGGCCCTGCAACCACATTTATAGTAACTGGAATTTCTAGTATTTTTATTTTATTCTATTTCATTCTGGTGACCAAAGAAAAAGGATAA
- a CDS encoding thioredoxin family protein: MSRTPSNMLALGTKAPEFYLKDMKSGTEWFSFADVKGEKGTLVVFICNHCPFVLHVIEEIIMIANDYRVQGLGIVAISSNDVTNYPQDAPKLMTEFAFENNFEFPYLYDENQEVAKAYDAACTPDFFLFDNQDKLVYRGQLDDSRPGNGIPLSGSDLRGAIDGVIYNRTINAEQKPSIGCNIKWKKEA; encoded by the coding sequence ATGTCAAGAACTCCATCAAACATGCTCGCTCTAGGGACAAAAGCTCCCGAATTTTACTTGAAAGACATGAAATCTGGAACAGAATGGTTTTCTTTCGCTGATGTAAAAGGGGAGAAAGGTACTTTGGTCGTATTTATATGCAATCATTGTCCGTTTGTACTTCATGTAATTGAGGAAATTATAATGATTGCAAATGATTATAGGGTACAAGGACTTGGCATTGTAGCTATTTCGAGTAATGATGTTACAAATTACCCGCAGGATGCTCCAAAGTTAATGACCGAATTTGCATTCGAAAATAATTTTGAATTTCCTTATTTATATGACGAAAACCAAGAAGTTGCAAAAGCGTATGATGCAGCGTGTACGCCAGATTTCTTTTTGTTTGACAATCAAGACAAACTCGTTTACCGAGGACAACTAGATGACAGCCGCCCTGGCAACGGGATTCCCCTTAGCGGAAGCGATTTACGTGGTGCAATTGATGGCGTGATTTATAACAGAACCATAAATGCCGAACAAAAACCAAGTATTGGTTGTAATATTAAGTGGAAAAAAGAAGCGTAA
- a CDS encoding PUR family DNA/RNA-binding protein, producing the protein MRENDMLEKEEIFSKVLRAGRRTYFFDVRATKADDYYITITESKKFTEEDGSFHFKKHKIYLYKEDFTAFAEILNDMTSYVLNHKGEEVISERHQRDFKKEYATEKVTNEQTIPNISSFTDIDFDDI; encoded by the coding sequence ATGAGAGAAAATGACATGTTAGAAAAAGAAGAGATCTTTTCTAAAGTTTTACGCGCTGGAAGAAGAACGTACTTCTTTGATGTTAGAGCGACAAAAGCGGATGATTATTATATTACAATTACCGAAAGCAAAAAGTTTACTGAAGAAGATGGATCATTTCACTTCAAAAAACACAAAATATATTTATACAAAGAAGACTTTACCGCTTTCGCTGAAATTCTTAATGATATGACTTCTTATGTTTTGAACCACAAAGGCGAAGAAGTAATCTCAGAAAGACATCAAAGAGATTTCAAAAAAGAATATGCTACTGAAAAAGTAACCAACGAACAAACAATACCAAATATTTCTAGTTTTACCGACATTGATTTTGATGACATTTAA